In Natrinema versiforme, the following are encoded in one genomic region:
- the hisD gene encoding histidinol dehydrogenase — translation MSESVDYLKEAGSASIEIDQEVTDAVHDILSEVKERGDEALYEFTERFDDVEVEEFRIDDAEIEAAAAELTDAEKETIDNTIENVRAFHEEQREHIEGFEKEFEEGVKLGQRIVPVESAGTYVPGGRHPLVAAPAMSIVPAKVAGVDRIVTCAPPQENGSIQPAQLYAMDRAGADEIYSIGGAQAIGAMAYGTESVPGVAKITGPGNVFTTEAKRQVFGHVGIDFLAGPSEVLILTDETADPELVATDLLAQAEHDPNSRPILVSTDYDVAEAAVEALDEQASDLRTEDVARECWDENGEVVVADSMNAAVDVVNDYAIEHLQVMIDDPRSIVDDLTNYGSLFLGDHSPVVFGDKAVGTNHSLPTLEVARYSGGITASTYLKILTHQEATEEGAARIAPWAAEICKLEGTHAHQLSAEARFRDDISPDYGPQE, via the coding sequence ATGTCCGAGTCAGTCGACTATCTGAAAGAAGCGGGTAGCGCCTCGATCGAGATCGACCAAGAAGTAACCGACGCCGTCCACGACATCCTGAGCGAGGTCAAGGAGCGCGGCGACGAGGCGCTCTACGAGTTCACCGAGCGGTTCGACGATGTCGAGGTTGAGGAGTTCCGCATTGATGACGCGGAGATCGAAGCCGCAGCCGCGGAACTGACCGACGCCGAGAAGGAAACGATCGACAACACGATCGAGAACGTCCGCGCGTTCCACGAGGAACAGCGCGAGCATATCGAGGGCTTCGAAAAAGAGTTCGAGGAGGGCGTGAAACTCGGCCAGCGCATCGTCCCCGTCGAGTCCGCTGGCACGTACGTCCCCGGCGGTCGCCACCCGCTCGTGGCCGCGCCAGCGATGTCGATCGTCCCCGCGAAGGTTGCCGGCGTCGATCGGATCGTCACCTGCGCGCCGCCACAGGAGAACGGCAGCATCCAGCCGGCCCAACTGTACGCGATGGATCGCGCCGGAGCCGACGAGATCTACAGCATCGGCGGCGCGCAGGCCATCGGTGCGATGGCCTACGGCACCGAGTCCGTCCCGGGCGTCGCGAAGATCACAGGCCCCGGAAACGTCTTCACCACGGAGGCGAAGCGGCAGGTCTTCGGTCACGTCGGCATCGACTTCCTCGCCGGTCCCTCCGAAGTGCTGATCCTCACCGACGAGACGGCCGATCCCGAACTGGTCGCGACCGACCTGCTCGCCCAAGCCGAACACGACCCCAACTCGCGGCCGATCCTCGTCTCGACTGACTACGACGTCGCCGAGGCGGCCGTCGAGGCCCTGGACGAGCAGGCCAGTGACCTGCGCACCGAGGACGTCGCCCGCGAGTGTTGGGACGAGAACGGCGAGGTCGTCGTCGCCGATTCCATGAACGCCGCCGTCGACGTCGTCAACGACTACGCGATCGAACACCTGCAGGTGATGATCGACGACCCCCGCTCGATCGTCGACGACCTCACCAACTACGGCTCGCTGTTCCTCGGCGACCACTCGCCGGTCGTCTTCGGCGACAAGGCCGTCGGAACCAACCACAGCCTCCCGACGCTGGAGGTCGCCCGCTACAGCGGCGGCATCACAGCCAGTACGTACCTCAAGATCCTCACCCATCAGGAGGCGACCGAGGAGGGGGCCGCTCGGATTGCGCCGTGGGCGGCCGAGATCTGCAAACTCGAGGGTACGCACGCCCACCAGCTCTCGGCGGAGGCGCGCTTCCGCGACGATATCAGCCCCGATTACGGCCCGCAGGAGTGA
- a CDS encoding aldehyde dehydrogenase family protein: MKPVEQTPLSSLRLAGLCREARVPDGVVNVVPSYGDPWDRR, from the coding sequence GTGAAACCGGTCGAGCAGACGCCGCTCTCCTCGCTGCGGCTCGCGGGACTCTGTCGGGAGGCCCGCGTTCCGGACGGCGTCGTTAACGTCGTGCCGAGCTACGGCGACCCGTGGGACAGGCGCTGA
- a CDS encoding 3-hydroxyacyl-CoA dehydrogenase family protein has protein sequence MATQFDPDSVAVVGAGTMGHGIATVFASEGYDVGLHDQDEGRLETAHDRVHESLTQLDDHDRLGVELETARNAVSSGTDLEAVIADADLVIEAVTEELDVKRTVFETLSDLTDSGTVLATNTSGLSITEIAAATDAPDRVLGTHWFNPPHIVPLVEVVKGEETDDDLAAAMTAFLDDIGKTAITVEKDVPGFIGNRIQMAMCYEAFSLLDRGIASAEDIDKAVKAGFGFRLPSMGIFEKVDQSGVDVHHAIESYLMPELDRGTDPNPVVSDLVEQGDFGLKTGEGVYDWTDADPDAVVTDRDAQLLAQLEQYESDH, from the coding sequence ATGGCTACGCAATTCGATCCCGACAGCGTCGCAGTCGTCGGTGCCGGAACGATGGGTCACGGCATCGCGACGGTGTTCGCGAGCGAGGGGTACGACGTCGGACTGCACGATCAGGACGAAGGGCGACTCGAGACCGCTCACGATCGCGTCCATGAATCGCTCACGCAACTCGACGACCACGACCGACTGGGAGTGGAACTCGAGACGGCCCGGAACGCGGTCTCCAGCGGAACCGACCTCGAGGCAGTCATCGCGGACGCCGATCTCGTCATCGAGGCGGTCACCGAAGAGTTGGACGTGAAACGGACGGTGTTCGAGACGCTCTCTGATCTAACAGACTCTGGAACTGTACTGGCAACTAATACGTCCGGTCTATCGATCACCGAGATCGCCGCCGCAACCGACGCCCCCGACCGAGTGCTGGGAACGCACTGGTTCAACCCGCCCCACATCGTTCCGCTGGTCGAGGTCGTGAAAGGCGAGGAGACCGATGACGACCTCGCAGCGGCCATGACGGCATTTCTCGACGATATCGGGAAGACGGCAATCACGGTCGAGAAGGACGTACCGGGGTTCATCGGAAACCGGATTCAGATGGCCATGTGCTACGAGGCATTCTCGTTGCTCGACCGCGGCATCGCGAGCGCCGAGGACATCGATAAGGCGGTCAAAGCCGGATTCGGGTTCCGACTCCCGTCGATGGGGATCTTCGAGAAGGTCGACCAGTCCGGGGTCGATGTCCACCACGCCATCGAATCGTATCTCATGCCCGAACTTGACCGGGGCACCGATCCAAACCCGGTCGTCTCGGACCTCGTCGAGCAGGGCGACTTCGGCCTGAAGACCGGCGAGGGCGTCTACGATTGGACGGACGCGGATCCCG
- a CDS encoding SDR family NAD(P)-dependent oxidoreductase: MHDGRTVIVTGASGGIGRTIALRLLDEGANVALAARSDGIEETAAMADAEDRALPVRTDVTEESSVEELIERTEATFGGLDGVVNNAGIAGPTAPVTEVDADDWDRTMAVNAKGPFLVVKHAAPLLAASDRGSVVNVSSISGKRPLEDRTPYTASKMAVIGLTRTLAFELGDDDVTVNAVCPGATKGPRIERVIENQAEQRGISYEEAKREVFTDDAALGELVDAADVADTVSFLLSRQARHITGQDINVDAGTAWY; the protein is encoded by the coding sequence ATGCACGACGGACGAACCGTCATCGTGACCGGCGCGAGCGGTGGCATCGGACGGACGATCGCACTCCGACTCCTCGACGAGGGGGCGAACGTCGCGCTGGCGGCGCGCAGCGACGGCATCGAAGAGACGGCGGCGATGGCCGACGCCGAGGACCGAGCGCTCCCCGTTCGGACGGACGTGACCGAGGAATCGTCGGTCGAGGAGTTGATCGAGCGAACCGAAGCGACGTTCGGCGGTCTCGACGGCGTGGTGAACAACGCTGGAATCGCCGGGCCGACGGCTCCCGTGACGGAGGTCGACGCCGACGACTGGGACCGGACCATGGCCGTCAACGCGAAAGGGCCGTTCCTCGTCGTCAAGCACGCTGCACCGCTGCTCGCGGCGAGCGACCGCGGGAGCGTCGTCAACGTCTCGTCGATCAGCGGGAAGCGGCCGCTCGAGGACCGGACGCCGTACACTGCGTCGAAGATGGCCGTTATCGGGCTGACGCGGACGCTCGCATTCGAACTCGGCGACGACGACGTGACGGTCAACGCCGTCTGTCCCGGTGCAACAAAGGGGCCGCGCATCGAGCGCGTCATCGAGAACCAGGCCGAGCAACGCGGCATCTCCTACGAGGAGGCCAAACGGGAGGTGTTCACCGACGATGCGGCGCTGGGCGAACTCGTCGACGCTGCGGACGTTGCGGACACCGTCTCCTTCTTACTGAGCCGGCAGGCACGTCACATCACGGGACAGGACATCAACGTCGACGCGGGAACGGCGTGGTACTGA